The genomic region ATATGCCAGCAGCAGTATCTGTTCCGCTGTCGCCTCCTTACGCAGCAATAACCAGCCTGCACGCGCCACCAACACTGAGGTTTTGCCGCTACCGGCACCAGCCAACACCAGCACAGCATCTTCACCATTTACAACAGCTTTTGCCTGAGAGGGATTAAGAGGGGATGGTTCAACCGTATTAAAGAAATCAGAGTAAACCTCCATCATTCTCTGCGACCATTGTTCATTACATTGACGACGGTAGCGATCAATGTTTTCCAACCTGTGTCGGAGAAACTGGTAGGCTTCCCGGCAATTAACGAATTCTTCCAGACGCATAATCGGGAGTGGGATTGAAGAAAGAGCCAGTTCAATGGATTCAACCTGGCCAACCGTATCACTATATTTTAGCCATTTATCCTGTTGTTCTGAGTGACGAATTTTTATCACCTGCTCATCGAGCACCTGCGCTGATATAATGCTCATCTCCTCACTCCAGCCCTGCCAGCGCTGGTTAAGATGATGAAAGAATCGCTGTGTTTCCTGCCATTCCGTACCATGCAAGCGGACAACTTGCTTATCAGGAACGGTAAACTCTAATTCTCCCCAAACCAGTCCACGCTTGCATCTGATAGCAAGGAGCTGATTAAACGGAATGATATATTCATGCTTTTCACCAGTGACCTTCACACCAGCAGGCAATAATCTCACCCGATTGTAGGGGTGCTGCGCAAGATGCTTACCAATTGATGTCGCTTTCAGTTCCATGAGTTTTCCGGGTACATTATGCTTATCCACGCACCAGTTTAACGGGTCAAACTGTACCGCTCCACCCCCTAAACACGTTACAATCCTGGTATTGAGTCTGCTCTACTTTGAGTCTGAAGGAATAAGAACCTATGCGTGCTGTTTTGAATATTTTGAATTTCGTTTTGGGCGGTTTTCTCACAACTTTTTCCTGGCTTCTCGCAACACTGTTCAGCATTATTTTTATTTTTACACTGCCATTGACACGCTCCTGCTGGGAAATCACCAAATTATCTCTTCTTCCTTATGGTAATGAAGCAGTTCATGTTGACGAGCTCCACCCGGGAAAGAAAAGTGTGCTGATGAATTCTGGTGGAACTATTCTGAATATTTTATGGTTCATTTTTTTTGGCTGGTGGCTTTGTCTGATGCACATAATGACGGGCATTGCTCAGTGCATAACGTTGATCGGCATCCCAACCGGTATCGCTAACTTAAAGATCGCGGGCATTGCACTATGGCCCGTAGGCCGCAGAGTAGTTAGCG from Erwinia tracheiphila harbors:
- a CDS encoding YccF domain-containing protein, producing the protein MRAVLNILNFVLGGFLTTFSWLLATLFSIIFIFTLPLTRSCWEITKLSLLPYGNEAVHVDELHPGKKSVLMNSGGTILNILWFIFFGWWLCLMHIMTGIAQCITLIGIPTGIANLKIAGIALWPVGRRVVSVEVARASREVNARQIFN